One segment of Haloplanus natans DSM 17983 DNA contains the following:
- a CDS encoding nuclear transport factor 2 family protein, translating into MNAAATIREYYEALRRGEPLYPYFAERPDVVKFGVGERLVGYDAVAEGLREQSRTTEDWTVESQDLRVSERDGYAYFSDSVFLSWTDREADHEYAVPTRWSGTMERRGVEDDEVEWLFVGMHVSTPHVE; encoded by the coding sequence ATGAACGCGGCGGCGACCATCCGCGAGTACTACGAGGCGCTCCGGCGGGGCGAACCGCTCTATCCCTACTTCGCGGAGCGCCCGGACGTGGTGAAGTTCGGCGTCGGCGAGCGACTCGTCGGCTACGACGCCGTCGCCGAGGGGCTGCGCGAACAGAGCCGAACGACGGAAGACTGGACCGTAGAGAGTCAGGACCTCCGGGTCTCCGAACGCGACGGCTACGCCTACTTTTCCGACTCGGTGTTCCTGTCGTGGACCGACCGCGAGGCCGACCACGAGTACGCCGTCCCGACGCGGTGGAGCGGGACGATGGAACGCCGTGGGGTGGAGGACGACGAGGTCGAGTGGCTCTTCGTCGGGATGCACGTCAGTACGCCACACGTCGAGTGA
- a CDS encoding zinc-dependent metalloprotease, with protein MDLFRSVRTVTTASGDGYVDWPAVGEAAKASTDAGALDLSDTEREGYATDVRDARDRLHALGGVTFDLPETVEIQNRHHWIDANVDTFRRVMAPVEREAPRALFPDLTRVVNTGSLSFMLAFLGRNVLGQYDPLLLAEAAPADRDHALYFVHPNIVDVAETLSVDTARFRRWIAFHEVSHAAEFGAAPWLSDHLETRLERGVDALATGELDREAFAELDTAMTAVEGYAELLMDRAFDDDYADLRAKLDARRQGGGPVARLARRLLGLGLKRRQYERGAAFFRAVADARGLEGASAVWERPENLPTDAELDHPERWLARI; from the coding sequence ATGGATCTGTTTCGGAGCGTCCGGACCGTCACCACGGCCTCCGGCGACGGCTACGTGGACTGGCCAGCCGTCGGAGAGGCGGCCAAAGCCAGCACGGACGCCGGCGCGCTCGACCTGAGCGACACGGAACGCGAGGGGTACGCGACCGACGTGCGCGACGCGCGCGACCGCCTCCACGCCCTCGGCGGTGTCACGTTCGACCTGCCGGAGACGGTCGAAATCCAGAACCGGCACCACTGGATCGACGCCAACGTCGACACCTTCCGACGGGTGATGGCGCCCGTCGAACGCGAAGCGCCGCGCGCGCTCTTTCCCGACCTCACCCGCGTCGTCAACACCGGCTCGCTCTCTTTCATGCTCGCCTTCCTCGGCCGGAACGTCCTCGGGCAGTACGACCCGCTGCTCCTCGCCGAGGCGGCGCCCGCGGACCGGGATCACGCCCTCTATTTCGTCCACCCGAACATCGTCGACGTGGCCGAGACGCTGTCCGTGGACACCGCTCGATTCCGGCGATGGATCGCGTTCCACGAGGTGTCCCACGCCGCGGAGTTCGGCGCCGCCCCGTGGCTCTCGGACCACCTCGAAACCCGCCTCGAACGCGGTGTCGACGCGCTCGCGACGGGCGAGTTGGATCGGGAGGCCTTCGCCGAACTCGACACCGCGATGACGGCCGTCGAGGGGTACGCCGAACTCCTGATGGACCGGGCGTTCGACGACGACTACGCCGACTTGCGGGCGAAACTCGACGCACGGCGACAGGGCGGCGGCCCGGTCGCTCGGCTGGCCCGCCGGCTCCTCGGACTGGGGTTGAAACGCCGACAGTACGAACGCGGGGCGGCCTTCTTCCGGGCCGTCGCCGACGCGCGGGGGCTAGAGGGCGCGAGCGCGGTGTGGGAGCGGCCGGAGAACCTCCCGACGGACGCGGAACTCGACCACCCCGAGCGGTGGTTGGCGCGGATCTAG
- the rpsB gene encoding 30S ribosomal protein S2 has translation MTDNDNELETPDGDEAAADEADAPEDAEPADTEEPTAEAATEAAEAEAEEAEDVEAEEEATPFDDDVMPDDEADLLIPVEDYLGAGVHIGTQQKTEDMERFIHRVRDDGLYVLDVSQTDKRIRTAADFLANYAPEQILVTSSRQYGRFPAEKFAEAIGARARTGRFIPGTLTNPDYDGYIEPDVVVVTDPIGDSQAVKEAITVGIPVIAMCDSNNQLSNVDLVIPTNNKGRRALSVVYWLLANETLDRRGAEPAYALDDFEAGI, from the coding sequence ATGACAGACAACGACAACGAACTCGAAACCCCGGACGGCGACGAGGCGGCGGCCGACGAGGCCGACGCTCCCGAAGACGCCGAGCCCGCGGACACTGAGGAACCGACCGCCGAGGCGGCCACGGAGGCGGCCGAGGCAGAGGCAGAAGAAGCCGAAGACGTGGAGGCCGAGGAGGAGGCCACCCCGTTCGACGACGACGTGATGCCCGACGACGAGGCGGACCTCCTCATCCCGGTCGAGGACTATCTCGGCGCCGGCGTCCACATCGGGACCCAGCAAAAGACCGAGGACATGGAGCGGTTCATCCACCGCGTCCGTGACGACGGCCTGTACGTACTGGACGTGAGCCAGACGGACAAGCGCATCCGCACGGCCGCGGACTTCCTCGCGAACTACGCGCCCGAGCAGATCCTCGTGACCTCCTCGCGCCAGTACGGCCGGTTCCCGGCCGAGAAGTTCGCGGAGGCCATCGGCGCCCGCGCCCGGACGGGACGGTTCATCCCCGGGACCCTCACCAACCCGGACTACGACGGCTACATCGAGCCGGACGTGGTGGTCGTCACCGACCCCATCGGCGACTCGCAGGCGGTCAAGGAGGCCATCACTGTCGGCATCCCCGTCATCGCCATGTGCGACTCGAACAACCAACTCAGCAACGTCGACCTGGTCATCCCGACGAACAACAAGGGTCGACGCGCCCTGTCGGTCGTCTACTGGCTGCTCGCCAACGAGACGCTCGACCGCCGCGGCGCCGAACCCGCCTACGCACTCGACGACTTCGAGGCGGGCATCTAG
- the eno gene encoding phosphopyruvate hydratase: MTLIRSVSLRRVLDSRGSATVEADVLTESGGFGRAAAPSGASTGEYEAIELPTGEAIAAARQHAVPRLVDEVHAGNQREVDAALHAADGTDDFSAIGANSAVAISMAAAKAGADVLGAPLYQHLGGAFRGDNFPVPLGNVVGGGEHATDATHIQEFLAAPVGAPSVVEAVFANAAVHDRIGDLLDERGIAAGKGDEGAWAPPVEDAVAFELVAEATDDVAADVGFEVGIGLDVAASELYDPDDGVYRYGDVERTPDEQVDYIAGLVSEYDLAYVEDPVDEDDFAGFADLTDRVGDRTILCGDDLFVTNVERLRRGIDEGAGNAILVKPNQIGTLSDAVDAVELATRNGLQAVVSHRSGETEDTTIAHLAVAADAPFIKTGTVGGERTAKLNELIRIAEDAV, from the coding sequence ATGACGCTGATTCGCTCGGTGAGCCTGCGTCGGGTCCTCGACTCGCGTGGGTCGGCGACCGTCGAGGCGGACGTGTTGACCGAGTCGGGCGGCTTCGGCCGCGCGGCCGCACCGAGCGGTGCGTCGACCGGCGAGTACGAGGCGATCGAACTGCCGACGGGCGAGGCCATCGCCGCCGCCCGACAGCACGCCGTCCCGCGACTGGTCGACGAGGTGCACGCGGGCAACCAGCGGGAAGTCGACGCCGCCTTGCACGCCGCGGACGGCACCGACGACTTCTCGGCCATCGGCGCCAACAGCGCCGTCGCCATCTCGATGGCGGCCGCGAAGGCCGGTGCCGACGTGCTCGGTGCGCCGCTGTATCAACACCTGGGCGGCGCCTTCCGCGGCGACAACTTCCCGGTTCCGCTCGGGAACGTCGTCGGCGGCGGCGAACACGCCACGGACGCCACCCACATCCAGGAGTTCCTGGCCGCGCCCGTGGGCGCGCCGAGCGTCGTCGAAGCCGTCTTCGCCAACGCCGCCGTCCACGACCGAATCGGCGACCTGTTGGACGAGCGTGGCATCGCCGCCGGCAAGGGCGACGAGGGCGCGTGGGCGCCCCCGGTCGAGGACGCAGTGGCGTTCGAACTCGTCGCGGAGGCGACCGACGACGTGGCCGCCGACGTCGGCTTCGAGGTCGGAATCGGCCTCGACGTGGCGGCGTCGGAGCTCTACGACCCCGACGACGGGGTGTACCGCTACGGCGATGTCGAGCGGACGCCGGACGAGCAGGTCGACTACATCGCCGGCCTCGTCTCCGAGTACGACCTCGCGTACGTCGAGGACCCCGTCGACGAGGACGACTTCGCCGGCTTCGCCGATCTGACCGACCGGGTCGGCGACCGGACGATACTCTGTGGCGACGACCTGTTCGTCACGAACGTCGAGCGCCTGCGACGTGGCATCGACGAGGGAGCGGGCAACGCCATCCTGGTCAAGCCTAACCAGATCGGGACGCTCTCCGACGCCGTGGACGCGGTAGAGCTCGCGACCCGGAACGGCCTACAGGCCGTCGTCTCGCACCGATCGGGCGAGACAGAAGACACGACCATCGCACACCTCGCCGTGGCGGCCGACGCCCCGTTCATCAAGACGGGGACGGTCGGGGGCGAGCGAACCGCCAAACTCAACGAACTCATCCGCATCGCGGAGGACGCAGTATGA
- a CDS encoding DNA-directed RNA polymerase subunit K, protein MSQGRYNRYEKARILGARALQVSYGAPVLVETEQSEPILVAAEEYDAGVLPFTVRREGK, encoded by the coding sequence ATGAGTCAGGGTCGCTACAACCGCTACGAGAAGGCGCGCATCCTCGGGGCGCGAGCCCTGCAGGTGTCCTACGGGGCGCCGGTGCTCGTCGAGACGGAGCAGAGCGAACCGATCCTGGTCGCGGCCGAGGAGTACGACGCCGGTGTACTCCCCTTCACGGTGAGGCGGGAGGGCAAATGA
- a CDS encoding DNA-directed RNA polymerase subunit N produces the protein MMIPVRCFTCGKVIGEHWEEYQARLDDGEDPAEVLDDLGVTRHCCRRMFVSHKDLVDVVSPYQ, from the coding sequence ATGATGATCCCAGTCCGGTGTTTCACGTGCGGGAAAGTCATCGGCGAGCACTGGGAGGAGTACCAGGCTCGCCTCGACGACGGCGAGGACCCCGCGGAGGTGCTCGACGACCTGGGCGTGACCCGGCACTGCTGTCGACGGATGTTCGTCTCGCATAAGGACCTCGTGGACGTCGTCTCACCCTACCAATGA
- a CDS encoding 30S ribosomal protein S9, with amino-acid sequence MVTNTSGKKKTAVARATVREGEGRVRINSQPVELVEPELAKLKMLEPFRIADEELRDTVDIDVSVSGGGFAGQADAVRTAIARGLVQHHNDAELRDAFMEFDRSLLVNDVRQSEPKKWGGPGARARYQKSYR; translated from the coding sequence ATGGTAACCAACACGAGCGGCAAGAAGAAGACGGCCGTCGCCCGCGCCACGGTGCGCGAGGGCGAGGGACGCGTGCGTATCAACTCCCAGCCCGTCGAACTGGTCGAACCGGAGCTCGCGAAGCTGAAGATGCTGGAGCCGTTCCGCATCGCCGACGAGGAGCTTCGGGACACCGTCGACATCGACGTGAGCGTCTCGGGTGGCGGCTTCGCCGGACAGGCCGACGCCGTCCGGACCGCCATCGCTCGCGGGCTGGTACAGCATCACAACGATGCCGAACTCCGCGACGCGTTCATGGAGTTCGATCGGTCGCTGCTGGTCAACGACGTCCGGCAGTCCGAACCCAAGAAGTGGGGCGGTCCCGGCGCTCGGGCCCGCTACCAGAAGTCCTACCGCTGA
- a CDS encoding 50S ribosomal protein L13, giving the protein MSLAEFDADVVVDARDCIMGRVASEVAQRALGGETVAVINAEDAVITGNEESTMETYRKRAELGSDSGPYYPKRPDRIFKRAVRGMVPYKKPRGREAFENVRIYVGNPFDEDGDVLEGTSLDRLSNIKFVSLGDVSEQLGANVTW; this is encoded by the coding sequence ATGAGTCTCGCAGAGTTCGATGCCGACGTGGTTGTCGACGCCCGTGATTGTATCATGGGCCGGGTCGCCAGCGAGGTGGCCCAGCGCGCCCTCGGTGGCGAGACGGTCGCCGTCATCAACGCCGAGGACGCGGTCATCACTGGCAACGAGGAATCGACGATGGAGACCTACCGCAAGCGTGCGGAACTCGGCTCCGACAGCGGGCCGTACTACCCCAAGCGTCCGGACCGCATCTTCAAGCGGGCCGTCCGCGGGATGGTCCCTTACAAGAAGCCGCGGGGCCGCGAGGCCTTCGAGAACGTCCGTATCTACGTCGGCAACCCCTTCGACGAGGACGGCGACGTGCTCGAAGGCACGTCGCTGGATCGCCTCTCGAATATCAAATTCGTCTCCCTCGGAGACGTCTCCGAACAACTGGGTGCGAACGTCACATGGTAA
- a CDS encoding 50S ribosomal protein L18e codes for MSKTNPRLNSLIAELKAVSRESGAGVWQDVADRLEKPRRTHAEVNLGQIERYAREDETVVVPGKVLGSGVLEKEVTVAAVDFSSTARTKIEQVGDAEQLARVAEENPEGSNVRVIR; via the coding sequence ATGAGTAAGACGAATCCGAGACTGAATAGTCTCATCGCCGAGTTGAAGGCGGTGTCTCGCGAGTCCGGTGCCGGTGTCTGGCAGGACGTCGCGGACCGCCTGGAGAAGCCACGGCGCACCCACGCGGAGGTCAACCTCGGGCAGATCGAACGGTATGCCCGCGAGGACGAGACCGTCGTCGTACCCGGCAAGGTGCTGGGAAGCGGTGTGCTCGAAAAAGAGGTAACGGTCGCCGCGGTCGACTTCTCGTCGACGGCGCGCACGAAGATCGAACAGGTCGGCGACGCCGAGCAGCTAGCACGGGTCGCCGAGGAGAACCCCGAAGGATCCAACGTCCGGGTGATTCGATGA
- a CDS encoding DNA-directed RNA polymerase subunit D: protein MVADFDIEFIERDDRNARFLVRGATPAFANGIRRAMIADVPTFSIDTVRFVENSSVMFDEMIGLRLGLVPLSTPLDDFEVGDEVTLALDVEGPATAYSGDIESSDALVQPADDNIPIIELKEQQRIELEADAVLDRGRDHAKHQGGVAVGYRHLQRVEVVDDAGEFDEQEPNILRGVIETADGELVATGEFDHDLTERYPGKELEVTDVPGAFVFHVETDGSFSVEELVTRAVESIGDRAAELESKVAV from the coding sequence ATGGTAGCCGACTTCGACATCGAGTTCATCGAACGCGACGACCGGAACGCACGATTTCTGGTCCGTGGAGCGACGCCGGCCTTCGCCAACGGCATCCGCCGGGCGATGATCGCCGACGTGCCGACGTTCTCCATCGACACCGTCCGGTTCGTCGAGAACTCGTCGGTCATGTTCGACGAGATGATCGGCCTCCGTCTGGGACTGGTGCCGCTTTCGACCCCTCTCGACGACTTCGAGGTGGGCGACGAAGTGACGCTGGCGCTGGACGTGGAGGGGCCGGCGACGGCCTACTCGGGCGACATCGAGTCGTCCGACGCGCTGGTTCAGCCGGCCGACGACAACATCCCGATCATCGAACTCAAAGAGCAACAGCGGATCGAACTCGAGGCCGACGCCGTGCTGGACCGTGGCCGCGACCACGCCAAACATCAGGGCGGCGTGGCCGTCGGCTACCGTCACCTCCAGCGTGTCGAGGTCGTCGACGACGCCGGCGAGTTCGACGAACAGGAGCCGAACATCCTTCGCGGGGTCATCGAGACGGCCGACGGCGAACTCGTGGCGACGGGCGAGTTCGACCACGACCTCACCGAGCGATACCCCGGCAAGGAACTCGAGGTAACGGACGTGCCCGGCGCGTTCGTCTTCCACGTGGAGACGGACGGGTCGTTCAGCGTCGAGGAACTGGTCACGCGCGCCGTCGAGTCCATCGGCGACCGCGCGGCGGAACTGGAATCGAAAGTCGCCGTTTAG
- a CDS encoding 30S ribosomal protein S11, whose translation MSAEEEEKWGIAHVHASFNNTLITITDQTGAETIAKSSGGTVVKQNRDEASPYAAMQMAEVVAEEVLAAGVEGVHVRVRGPGGNGNKSPGPGAQATIRALARAGLEIGRIEDVTPIPHDGTRAPKNSRL comes from the coding sequence ATGAGCGCCGAAGAAGAGGAGAAATGGGGTATCGCCCACGTCCACGCGTCGTTCAACAACACCCTCATCACGATCACGGATCAGACGGGGGCGGAGACGATCGCGAAGTCGAGCGGCGGGACGGTCGTGAAACAGAACCGCGACGAGGCGTCGCCGTACGCGGCGATGCAGATGGCCGAAGTGGTCGCCGAGGAAGTCCTCGCGGCCGGCGTCGAGGGCGTGCACGTTCGCGTGCGTGGCCCCGGTGGCAACGGCAACAAGTCGCCCGGCCCCGGTGCCCAGGCGACGATCCGGGCGCTGGCCCGTGCCGGTCTCGAGATCGGTCGTATCGAGGACGTGACCCCGATCCCGCACGACGGGACGCGCGCGCCGAAGAACAGCCGCCTCTAA
- a CDS encoding 30S ribosomal protein S4: MTTGKNTKFYETPNHPYQGERIAEEADLLGRYGLKNKEELWRAQSELREMRREARRLLGDAQGDVEVAADAGGEFVARLQRLGILGGEDDISDVLSLEVTDLLERRLQTVVYRKGLAHTPQQARQFVSHGHVTVDGARVQTPSKKVEADEQASVAFDETSPLADDLHPERAEAQE, translated from the coding sequence ATGACCACCGGCAAGAACACCAAGTTCTACGAGACCCCGAACCACCCGTACCAGGGCGAGCGCATCGCCGAAGAGGCCGATCTCCTCGGGCGTTACGGTCTGAAAAACAAAGAAGAGCTCTGGCGCGCCCAGTCCGAACTACGCGAGATGCGCCGCGAGGCGCGGCGACTGCTCGGCGACGCACAGGGTGACGTCGAGGTTGCCGCGGACGCGGGCGGCGAGTTCGTCGCTCGGCTCCAGCGACTCGGCATCCTCGGGGGCGAGGACGACATCAGCGACGTGCTGTCGCTGGAAGTGACGGACCTGCTCGAACGGCGACTGCAGACGGTCGTCTACCGGAAGGGGCTGGCACACACGCCCCAGCAGGCCCGCCAGTTCGTCTCGCACGGACACGTCACGGTCGACGGCGCGCGCGTGCAGACGCCGTCGAAAAAAGTGGAGGCCGACGAGCAGGCGTCCGTCGCCTTCGACGAGACGAGTCCGCTCGCCGATGACCTCCATCCCGAACGCGCGGAGGCCCAGGAATGA
- a CDS encoding 30S ribosomal protein S13, which translates to MSAEEPQDGSPDDDEDLRYFVRIGQTDLDGTKAVERSLTDMNGIGKRTARIVADAADVDRTATFGRLSDDEIDRVIEAVENFADEVPEWMVNRRNDFYTGENDHIVGSNLGQTRTQDINRMKMIDSYRGVRHKRGQKVRGQRTKSTGRTEGTIGVNVEAIKEDMAEEAAEEEEDG; encoded by the coding sequence ATGAGTGCAGAAGAACCACAGGACGGCTCCCCCGATGACGACGAAGACCTTCGGTACTTCGTCCGAATCGGCCAGACCGACCTCGACGGGACGAAAGCCGTCGAGCGGAGCCTCACCGACATGAACGGCATCGGCAAGCGCACGGCGCGCATCGTCGCCGACGCGGCCGACGTGGACCGAACGGCCACGTTCGGACGCCTCAGCGACGACGAAATCGACCGCGTGATCGAGGCGGTGGAGAACTTCGCCGACGAAGTCCCCGAGTGGATGGTCAACCGGCGAAACGACTTCTACACCGGCGAGAACGACCACATCGTCGGCTCCAACCTCGGACAGACGCGCACGCAGGACATCAACCGGATGAAGATGATCGACTCCTACCGTGGCGTCCGACACAAGCGTGGACAGAAGGTGCGCGGCCAGCGGACGAAGTCCACGGGCCGCACCGAAGGCACCATCGGCGTCAACGTCGAGGCGATCAAGGAAGACATGGCCGAGGAAGCCGCCGAAGAGGAGGAGGACGGATAG